One window from the genome of Candidatus Methylomirabilota bacterium encodes:
- a CDS encoding metalloregulator ArsR/SmtB family transcription factor, whose product MMEPDIAFVADLLSDASRAAMCMALAGGEARPAGELAARAGVSAQTASNHLAKLVAGRILRVEQQGRWRYYRLAGPEVGHAVEALAVVAPPLQRHADANGTDPVATRVREARTCYSHLAGKLGVALADALVAQGWLADGDGDYRLTPEGTQALRPLGIELKSRSGQTPARKCVDWTERRHHVAGPLGTALAELALRRGWVRRLRGTRALLVTPAGRLQLARVFKVRI is encoded by the coding sequence ATGATGGAACCCGACATCGCGTTCGTGGCCGATCTGCTCAGCGACGCCTCCCGCGCGGCCATGTGCATGGCGCTGGCCGGCGGCGAGGCCCGGCCGGCCGGAGAGCTCGCCGCCCGCGCCGGCGTCTCGGCTCAGACCGCCAGCAACCACCTCGCGAAGCTCGTCGCCGGCCGCATCCTGCGCGTCGAGCAGCAGGGCCGGTGGCGCTACTATCGGCTGGCCGGGCCGGAGGTCGGGCATGCGGTCGAAGCGCTGGCCGTCGTCGCCCCGCCGCTGCAGCGCCACGCCGACGCCAACGGGACAGATCCTGTCGCCACTCGGGTGAGGGAGGCGCGCACGTGCTACAGCCACCTGGCCGGCAAGCTGGGTGTGGCCCTCGCCGATGCGCTGGTCGCCCAAGGGTGGCTCGCGGACGGCGACGGCGATTATCGGCTAACCCCCGAGGGCACGCAGGCCCTGCGGCCCCTCGGGATCGAGCTGAAGAGCCGCTCAGGTCAGACACCCGCGCGCAAGTGTGTAGATTGGACGGAGCGCCGCCACCATGTGGCCGGTCCGCTGGGCACCGCCCTCGCGGAGCTGGCGCTGCGCCGCGGCTGGGTGCGCCGGCTTCGCGGGACTCGTGCGCTCCTGGTGACGCCGGCGGGACG
- a CDS encoding aldolase/citrate lyase family protein codes for MNDNAYRMRAERGEEQIGTWVTMIRTPAVLTLLKSAGLDFARVDMEHSPFSMETVADMATLARALDFPLVVRPPEGNREWITRLLDAGVWNLHVPQVDTPEQAVVVAACCRYAPLGERGMYGFGPHTEYRPLTPNEHMAAANARVHVTIMLESKRAFERLDEIASVPGIDALTLGPTDLAQDLGVLGTPAQRQVLDEHRRRLVEAARKHGKAVAMLTDSVDGVRQMIALGATIINYSSDAAVLRSSYSAVVAELRREPSVKGRAAS; via the coding sequence ATGAACGACAACGCCTACAGGATGCGCGCCGAGCGGGGCGAGGAGCAGATCGGGACCTGGGTGACCATGATCCGGACCCCCGCCGTCCTCACGCTGCTCAAGTCGGCCGGCCTCGACTTCGCCCGGGTCGACATGGAGCACTCCCCGTTCTCGATGGAGACCGTCGCCGACATGGCGACGCTGGCCCGCGCGCTGGATTTCCCCCTCGTGGTGCGTCCGCCCGAAGGCAATCGGGAGTGGATCACCCGGCTCCTGGACGCCGGGGTGTGGAATCTCCATGTGCCCCAGGTCGACACGCCGGAGCAGGCCGTGGTGGTGGCGGCGTGCTGCCGCTATGCGCCTCTGGGCGAGCGGGGCATGTACGGCTTCGGCCCGCACACCGAGTACCGGCCGCTGACGCCGAACGAGCACATGGCCGCCGCCAACGCGCGAGTCCACGTGACGATCATGCTGGAGAGCAAGCGCGCCTTCGAGCGGCTGGACGAGATCGCGTCGGTCCCCGGCATCGACGCCCTCACCCTGGGGCCGACCGATCTGGCCCAGGACCTGGGCGTGCTGGGCACTCCTGCTCAGCGCCAGGTGCTCGACGAGCATCGCCGGAGACTCGTAGAGGCCGCGCGCAAGCACGGCAAGGCCGTGGCGATGCTGACCGACAGCGTGGACGGCGTGCGCCAGATGATCGCGCTCGGGGCGACGATCATCAACTATTCGTCGGACGCCGCGGTGCTGCGGTCCAGCTACAGCGCGGTCGTCGCCGAGCTACGCCGTGAGCCTTCGGTCAAAGGTCGAGCGGCTTCTTGA
- a CDS encoding DinB family protein: MITDVASYLRFFDSVTRRTARDVAALPPEAAAWRPPAVSGEAGWSIGQIVGHIGIARLYFGSAYRQEGWIAPAAELEPDDQRTWLSWLETSATRFVGLLKDTPDAWLSRRVEMIDTPGSTLSGWRILMMLVEHEVHHRSQIDAYAGLQGWPVPDIFNRSAEDIAALRAEQLSRHRG, translated from the coding sequence ATGATCACCGATGTCGCGTCCTACCTTCGGTTCTTCGATAGCGTCACTCGACGAACCGCTCGTGACGTGGCGGCCCTGCCCCCGGAGGCAGCGGCGTGGCGTCCGCCGGCGGTCAGCGGAGAGGCGGGGTGGTCCATCGGCCAGATCGTCGGACACATCGGCATCGCCCGCCTGTACTTCGGCAGCGCCTATCGCCAGGAGGGCTGGATCGCCCCCGCCGCCGAACTGGAGCCTGACGATCAGCGGACCTGGCTTTCCTGGCTCGAGACCTCGGCGACCCGCTTCGTCGGGCTGCTGAAAGACACTCCCGACGCCTGGCTGAGCCGGCGCGTCGAGATGATCGACACCCCGGGCTCGACCCTGTCCGGCTGGCGCATCCTCATGATGCTGGTCGAGCACGAGGTCCACCATCGCTCGCAGATCGACGCCTACGCCGGGCTCCAGGGTTGGCCAGTGCCCGATATCTTCAACCGTTCCGCCGAAGACATCGCCGCGCTCCGGGCCGAGCAGCTCTCCCGGCACCGAGGCTGA